Proteins encoded by one window of Bactrocera oleae isolate idBacOlea1 chromosome 4, idBacOlea1, whole genome shotgun sequence:
- the LOC106622025 gene encoding uncharacterized protein — MNFSKISSKVSNFLCTYFSIVPKLSITKSAMTGNKSEEANSHGVDSSNSPKSKATNPFFIFLHEFRQNLMKRGAYKHMTAKEIACAAGERWRQMSSDEKLNYVVWARKNQQQLDPRLRVSPGKTQREVHGNRSETKSVRRRGSRRGITRQKKVIMQKRRPSYIK, encoded by the coding sequence atgaatttttcgaaaattagtagcaaagtttcaaattttttgtgtacATATTTTTCTATTGTTCCAAAACTTTCAATTACAAAATCCGCTATGACCGGAAATAAGAGCGAGGAGGCGAACTCGCATGGTGTCGACAGTTCGAATAGCCCCAAATCCAAGGCCACCAATCCGTTCTTCATCTTCCTGCACGAATTTCGGCAAAATCTAATGAAACGCGGCGCCTACAAGCACATGACAGCGAAAGAGATCGCTTGTGCGGCCGGCGAACGCTGGCGTCAGATGTCGTCCGACGAGAAGCTCAACTACGTGGTGTGGGCGCGCAAGAATCAGCAACAGTTGGATCCGCGTTTGCGCGTATCGCCGGGCAAGACACAGCGTGAAGTGCATGGCAATAGAAGTGAGACCAAGTCCGTGCGGCGTCGCGGATCTCGTCGTGGCATCACACGGCAGAAAAAGGTCATTATGCAGAAACGTCGTCCAAGTTATATCAAGTAA